In Fusarium poae strain DAOMC 252244 chromosome Unknown contig_1, whole genome shotgun sequence, the following are encoded in one genomic region:
- a CDS encoding uncharacterized protein (SECRETED:SignalP(1-16)): protein MKFLPVLAIFFASVLATPPGYGGGGGGSGSNFDACPGALYSQTQCCSAGVGDIVDVDCSNPTITPTSINSFKANCASIGKRARCCTIPILGLGVLCQSPDST from the exons ATGAAGTTCCTCCCAGTTCTCGCTATCTTCTTCGCCAGCGTCCTCGCTACTCCTCCTGGTTAtggtggtggcggcggcggcagcggcagcaaTTTTGATGCCTGCCCTGGAGCTCTCTATAGCCAGACTCAGTGCTGTagtgctggtgttggtgatattgttgatgttgactgtTCCAACC CTACTATTACTCCTACAAGCATCAATAGCTTCAAGGCCAATTGTGCCAGTATTGGCAAGCGTGCCCGTTGCTGTACTATCCCTATT CTTGGACTGGGTGTTCTCTGCCAGAGCCCTGATAGCACTTAA
- a CDS encoding uncharacterized protein (TransMembrane:8 (i269-289o301-318i330-349o361-379i399-419o457-482i520-536o542-563i)): protein MSQDLDGLSSNFRNIVERDEPDESTLLNDATASFEIETDTEREGEWPQPSIFVTLHRIRKLVLASIDDPYSLEQLKSPRVNHLIVRPLVDRLYDENNYSIVYCLLANRVQFLREQSSVIGQSTSIARATLCELLAIKILRNFHDDNPCLDGLLLLSKILVQGFDPFHGAPPEVEQYGRYPQWPIQKRGGHERKLTALELAIISESKTFASSSGCRRVIDAVYRGKIVYTPLSFVDILPNHYEYLPVSLYEPRKAPLLDHHRLTVPRTRYIIELVHYIILTFLYVCTMRYRDPENLTGNEVVFILYSAGWVLHELAAIIEHGWMIHSQTLWSFLDLSYTAIFMTYITVRAYELDVSSVQNGLAHNILCLAAPILLARLAFNILPDHIVFISLHAMMKEFLILTFLAIWCFTGFLLALQWLSPGDGSIPNDFTIIKWLLWIWFGLDGTGIKESVQFHVILGPALTITFAFLGNTLFLTILVSLLTNRFSTIVTSEDVEIQFRKTVLTFEGVKSDAIFTYPPPFNLFALLILLPIKQFLSPLEFYSIHVFLVRLVNAPLLFCVGFYERRRLWTFGPDAAKVSRMWKFTGFSPHGDIQAVFEVEAPAEVLREANELDGLSEMGFSDGDAVSRLSREREIRAPVVFNLSNAGT, encoded by the exons ATGAGCCAAGATCTGGATGGCCTATCCTCAAATTTCAGGAACATCGTGGAGCGAGATGAGCCAGACGAGAGCACTTTGTTGAATGATGCGACTGCAAGTTTCGAGATAGAAACAGATACTGAGCGCGAGGGAGAATGGCCTCAACCCTCCATCTTTGTCACCCTGCATCG GATAAGGAAATTGGTACTGGCAAGCATAG ACGACCCCTATTCCCTGGAACAGCTGAAGAGTCCGCGAGTCAATCATCTCATTGTCCGTCCATTGGTAGATCGCCTGTACGACGAGAACAACTACTCCATTG TCTATTGTCTCCTCGCAAACCGAGTACAGTTCCTACGCGAACAGTCCAGTGTCATCGGCCAGAGCACCAGCATAGCCCGCGCAACATTATGCGAGCTGTTGGCCATCAAGATCCTGCGCAACTTTCACGACGATAATCCATGTCTAGACGGTCTCCTCTTACTTTCCAAGATCCTGGTTCAAGGGTTTGACCCCTTCCATGGTGCTCCGCCTGAAGTCGAACAGTACGGGCGCTATCCGCAATGGCCGATTCAGAAGCGTGGCGGCCATGAGAGGAAGCTGACTGCTCTCGAACTCGCCATCATATCCGAGAGCAAGACctttgccagttcttcaggGTGTAGACGTGTTATAGATGCAGTGTACCGTGGAAAAATTGTCTACACGCCTCTCTCGTTCGTTGATATTCTCCCCAACCATTATGAGTATCTTCCAGTGTCTCTGTACGAACCGCGCAAGGCGCCGCTGCTTGACCATCATCGTCTCACCGTTCCGCGCACCCGGTACATAATCGAGCTAGTGCACTACATCATACTCACTTTTCTCTATGTTTGCACGATGCGGTATCGAGATCCCGAAAACCTGACTGGCAATGAGGTAGTCTTCATTCTATACTCTGCTGGCTGGGTTCTTCACGAACTCGCTGCCATCATTGAACACGGATGGATGATACATTCGCAGACTTTATGGTCATTCTTAGACCTTTCATACACTGCCATCTTCATGACTTACATCACAGTTCGGGCCTATGAGCTGGATGTAAGCAGCGTGCAGAATGGCTTGGCACATAATATACTGTGTCTCGCAGCCCCAATCCTTCTGGCCAGACTGGCCTTCAACATTCTACCAGACCATATTGTCTTTATTTCGCTCCAcgccatgatgaaggagTTTTTGATCCTCACATTTCTCGCCATATGGTGTTTCACTGGGTTCCTGTTGGCACTGCAGTGGCTTTCTCCAGGAGATGGCTCGATTCCAAACGacttcaccatcatcaaatgGCTGCTGTGGATCTGGTTCGGACTGGATGGAACAGGAATTAAGGAATCTGTTCAGTTTCACGTCATTTTAGGACCGGCACTGACAATTACCTTTGCCTTTCTCGGCAATACTTTATTTCTCACGATTCTTGTCTCGCTCCTCACCAACCGTTTCAGTACCATAGTCACATCTGAGGATGTTGAGATCCAGTTTCGAAAAACCGTCCTCACATTTGAGGGCGTGAAAAGCGACGCTATATTTACGTACCCGCCACCGTTCAATCTCTTTGCTCTTCTGATACTGCTTCCTATCAAACAATTCCTGTCGCCACTCGAGTTCTACTCGATTCACGTCTTTCTCGTACGACTTGTCAATGCGCCTCTATTGTTTTGCGTCGGTTTCTATGAACGCCGACGCCTATGGACCTTTGGACCCGATGCAGCCAAAGTGTCGAGAATGTGGAAGTTCACAGGCTTCTCACCGCACGGCGACATACAGGCTGTATTTGAAGTCGAAGCCCCGGCCGAAGTTCTGCGAGAGGCTAATGAATTGGATGGGCTGAGCGAAATGGGTTTTTCTGATGGTGATGCCGTGTCAAGGCTCTCTCGAGAAAGGGAAATTAGAGCACCGGTTGTATTTAACCTAAGTAATGCAGGGACATAG
- a CDS encoding uncharacterized protein (SECRETED:SignalP(1-18)), with translation MKFPTYIAPLISIPLVFASPNPNNDHYYPPPPKTKTVTATVTYAVTKPIYKPPVTKTETVTKYETETVTKFTWKPPITKTETVTKWKPPVTNYVTKAQTDTITKWKPPVTKTQTETETDTVTKYKWKPAITKYKTETATKTVTRQPYPTYYKP, from the coding sequence ATGAAGTTTCCAACCTACATCGCTCCTCTCATCTCAATTCCTCTGGTCTTCGCCAGCCCCAACCCCAACAACGACCACTACTATCCACCTCcccccaagaccaagaccgtgACCGCAACAGTCACCTACGCCGTCACCAAGCCCATCTACAAGCCTCCTGTCACAAAGACCGAGACCGTCACCAAGTACGAGACCGAGACCGTGACAAAGTTTACGTGGAAGCCCCCCATCACCAAGACCGAGACCGTGACAAAGTGGAAGCCCCCCGTCACCAACTATGTCACCAAGGCTCAGAccgacaccatcaccaagtGGAAGCCTCCTGTCACCAAGACTCAGACGGAAACCGAAACCGACACGGTCACCAAGTACAAGTGGAAGCCTGCCATCACCAAGTACAAGACCGAGACTGCTACCAAGACTGTCACAAGGCAGCCTTATCCTACCTACTACAAGCCCTAA
- a CDS encoding uncharacterized protein (SECRETED:SignalP(1-16)): protein MHFSIVLLTLAATASAIDIRGWTGNSCIGSYTACTGVNPNICCEFSQSSSSNRVSISVTAIPRSWRIQGNSWTGGRCRYIATSLNSDGASEICLSYTSRGDRTGGSYTFLSRKRAEDESCPAEQPDGGRCEASVKPDILGLEDGTVYNIAGLTDEKVEELESIAMTGAGADAVPAEFEVLSRPTQA, encoded by the exons ATGCACTTCTCTATCGTCCTTCTGACTCTCGCAGCCACTGCATCCGCCATAGATATCAGAGGCTGGACTGGCAATAGCTGTATTGGGTCTTATACAGCCTGCACAGGCGTCAACCCCAACATATGCTGCGAGTTTAGCCAATCGTCAAGCAGCAACAGGGTCAGCATTTCCGTGACCGCT ATCCCAAGAAGCTGGCGCATTCAAGGCAATTCTTGGACTGGTGGCCGCTGCAGATATATCGCAACGTCTCTGAACTCGGACGGCGCCTCAGAGATATGCTTGTCTTACACCTCGCGTGGCGACCGTACGGGCGGTAGCTACACGTTTCTCAGCCGTAAGCGCGCCGAAGACGAGTCTTGTCCCGCCGAGCAGCCAGATGGCGGCAGGTGTGAAGCCAGCGTCAAGCCCGACATCCTCGGCCTTGAGGATGGCACTGTGTACAACATCGCCGGCCTGACGGATGAGAAGGTGGAGGAGCTG GAGTCAATTGCCATGACTGGTGCTGGTGCCGATGCTGTGCCCGCCGAGTTCGAGGTTCTGAGCCGCCCAACCCAAGCTTGA